GGCCGACAAAGTCGCTGGCCTGACGGCGCTGTACGCGACGACCATGGCGTTGTTTCACCGCGAGCGCACCGGCGAGGGGCAGGAAGTCGAGATCGCCATGTTCGAAACGATGGCCTCGTTCATGCTTGTCGAGCACGCCAACGGCGCGATGTTCGATCCTCCGCTGGGGCCGGCGGTGTATCCGCGCACCGTGGCGCCCAACCGCCGCCCATACCGCACCAGCGACGGCTACATTGCCGCGTTGATCTACAACGACAAGCACTGGAACGCATTCATCCAGGCCGTTCGGCCGCCGTGGGCCAGTGAGCTGTATTCGACGCTGGAACAGCGCGCACGCCAGATCGACACCGTCTACGGGCTGGTGGCCGAGACGATAAAGCAGCGGTCCACGGCGGAGTGGCTCGCGCTGTTCGGCCGGCTCGAGATACCGGCCGCGCCACTGAACACACCGACCGCGCTGTTCGACGACCCGCATCTCAACGCCGTCGGCATGTTCGAGACGGTGGAGACCGCGCACGGGCCGGTGCGCTTCCCGGGCGTACCCACGTGGTTCTCCCAGACACCCGGGCGAGTTGCGGGGCCTGCACCGGAGCTCGGCGCCCACACCGAAGAAGTACTCGCCGAAATTGGCGCGAGCAGACGCAAAGAACCCCGAAACGCCGTGCAGCGGGGTGATTTTGCGTCTGCTCGCGAAGGAAAGGAAGTGTGACGATGGGTGTGCCTGTTTATAAGAGGATCCTCGACCTGTTCGAGGCCGAGGGCGTCAATACCCTGTTCGGTATTCCGGACCCGAACTTCGTGCACATGTTCGCAGAGGCCGACGCTCGCGGGTGGTCGGTGGTCGCACCGCATCACGAACTGAGCGCGGGATTCATGGCCGAGGCGGCGTCGCGTATGACGGGTAAGCCCGGCCTGTGCATCGGCACGCTCGGCCCCGGCGTGGCCAACATCTCCGGCGCGATGATGTGTGCACTCGTCGAGAACTCACCGGTGATCTTCCTCGGGGGCCAGCGCGCCCGCATCACCGAGCGCCGGGTCCGGCGCGGACGCATCCAATTCATCCAGCAGGAGGGCCTTTTCACGCCGTCGGTCAAGTACAGCAGCTCGATCGAGTACGCCGACCAGACCGATGAGATCATCCACGAGGCGATCCGCCGTGCCATGTCGGGCACACCCGGCCCGGCCTACATCGAGTACCCGTCGCACGTCATCCTCTCCGAGCTCGACGTGGCGGACCCGCTGCCGCCCGAACGGTACCGGCTGGTCAACCAGACCGCGGGCGAGCGCGAGGTCACCGAAGCGGCGAAGTTGATCCGGGCGGCCCAGAGCCCGATCCTGTTGGTCGGACACGGGGTCCACACGTCGCGCACCGGTGCGGCGGTCCGGGAACTGGCCGAGCTCATGGCTTGCCCCGTGATCCAGACCTCCGGCGGCACGTCGTTCATCGAAGGCCTCGAGGACCGCACCTTCGCCTACGGATTCTCGCCGGCGGCCGTCGAGGCCGTGGTGAAGTCCGATCTGTGCGTCGCGCTTGGCACGGAGCTCGGCGAACCGAGCCACTACGGCAGGACCCGCCACTGGGCGGAAAACGACGCGAAGCGCAAATGGGTTCTGGTCGAACAGGATCCGGCCGCCATCGGCGTCAACCGCCCCATCGACGTCCCCCTGGTCGGTGACCTTCGCGGTGTGGTGCCCCAGCTGGTGGAAGCGCTCCGTGACAGTCCGAGGAAGCCATCAGTCGATCTCGACCGCTGGATCTCCGAGGACGCCGCGGAGCTGGCGCAGCTCGCGGAGAACGCGCCGACGGGGCGGACGCCGGTCCACCCGGCGCGGTTCGTCGTCGAGGCCACTCGAGCCTTCCCGAAGGATGGCATCTTGGTCCGCGACGGCGGCGCGACGGTCATCTTCCAATGGACCTACTCGCAGGCCAAACCGCGTGACGTCATCTGGAACCAGAACTTCGGCCATCTCGGCACCGGCCTGCCGTACGCCGTCGGAGCGTCGGTCGCCGAGGGCCGTAAGCGTCCGGTGATGCTGCTGACCAGCGACTCGGCGTTCCTGTTCCACGTCGCCGAGTTGGAAACCGCTGCCCGGCTGAACCTTCCGCTGGTATGCGTGGTGGGCGTCGACCACCAGTGGGGCCTCGAGGTGGGCGTCTACAAGCGCACCTTCCCCCAGCCGTCCCCGCAGCCCGGCGTGCACTGGAGCAAGGACGTCCGCCTCGACAAGGTCGCCGAGGGCTTTGGCTGCCACGGCGAGTACGTCGAAAAGGAGGACGAGATCGGCCCGGCGATCCAGCGGGCCTACGCGAGCGGCAAGACCGCCGTCGTGCACGTCTGCATCGATCCGAAGGCCAATTCCGAAGAGATGCCCAAGTACGACGAATTCCGCACTTGGTACGCCGAAGGCACCCAGTAAGAGAAGGATGATGTGATGCGCGAATACCTGAAGTTCTACATCGACGGCCGCTGGGTTGACCCGCTGCGGCCCAACTCCTTTGATGTCGAGAACCCGGCCACGGAACAGGTTTCCGGGAAGATCTCGCTGGGCTCGGCCGCCGACGTCGACGTGGCGGTCAACGCCGCCCGGCGCGCCTTCGCCGGTTGGTCGCAAAGCACCCGCGAGCAGCGCCTGGACCTGCTGCAGGCCATTCTCGCCGAATACGGCAAGCGTGCGGGAGATCTCGCCGACGCGGTCACCGAGGAAATGGGCGCGCCACCCTCGCTCGCCGCCGGCCCGCAGGTCCAGCTTGGGCTCGGTCACCTGATGACGGCGATCGACGTGCTGAAGAATTTTCAGTTTTCCGAACAGCACGGGGCGACCCTTGTCGCCAGGGAACCGATCGGTGTCTGCGGGCTGATCACGCCGTGGAACTGGCCGCTCAACCAGATCGCGGTCAAGGTGTATCCGGCGCTGGCAACCGGCTGCACCATGATCCTCAAACCATCCGAGGTCGCGCCGTATTCGGCCTACATCTTCACCGAGATCCTGGATGCCGCGGGCGTGCCGGCCGGGGTGTACAACCTGGTCAACGGTGACGGCGCGGGCGTGGGTGTGGCCCTGGCGAGTCATCCCGACATCGACATGGTTTCGTTCACCGGCTCCACGCGTGCCGGCGTCGAGGTGGCCCGCAATGCCGCGCCGACGGTCAAGCGGGTGACCCAGGAACTCGGCGGCAAGAGTCCCAACATCGTCCTCGACGATGCGGGCTTTGCCGAGGGCGTGAGCGCCGGTGTCGTGAACATGATGCCCAATTCCGGGCAGAGTTGTAACGCGCCGTCGCGGATGCTGGTCCCGAATTCCCGTATGGCCGAGGCCATCACCGTCGCGCGTGAGGCCGCCGAGCAGGTGAAGGTGGGCAACCCAGGCGATCAGAGGGCGCTCGGGCCGGTGGCTTCGAGGGCACAGTTCGAAAAGGTCCAGCGACTGATCCAGAAGGGAATCGACGAGGGCGCGACCGTCGTGGCCGGCGGGCCGGGCCGGCCGGCGGGACTGGACACGGGTTACTACGTCAAGCCGACCGTGTTCGCGAACGTCACCAATGACATGACCATCGCACGCGAGGAGATCTTCGGTCCCGTGTTGTGCATCCTCGGCTACGACGACATCGATCAAGCCGTCGAGATCGCCAACGACACCGAATACGGCCTGGCCGGCTACGTCTCGGGGGCCGACCTCGACAAGGCGCGTGAGATTGCCTTTAAGATCCGGGCCGGCTGGGTGACGATCAACCATGCATTCGACATGAACGCGCCATTCGGCGGCTATAAACGCAGCGGCAATGGCCGCGAATGGAGCGAGTTCGGCTTCCATGAGTACCTGGAAGTCAAAAGCATCCTCGGCTACGCGCCCGACGAGGGTGCCCACTGACGCGCTGGGCCGAAATCCGAACGCAGCACAGCGAAACCGTTGCGTGTCCTTCCCCTGAATCCCGGGCGCCCGCCTTTAAGCTGGCTCCGATCAACAGGAGGGGCAGCGACGTATCGGCATCAACTATGGCGCCGGGCGACATGATGGTCAGGGCGCGCTAACAGCGGTCGCTGAGCCGGGCGGGAGTAGACCCGCGCCGGCTCGTCGTGCGCGGCGGCCCCGGTGGGTTGCTCCCGTGCGCCGGGCCGGTCGGCTGGCCATCTGGGATAAACCGGAGCGGCGCAGTGGGATTCCGGCACTCGACGGATTGCGCGCGATAGCGGTCGCGCTGGTGCTCGTCGGGCATGGCGGCATCCCCGGTGTCAGCGGCGGATTCATCGGCGTCGACGTGTTCTTCGTGCTCAGCGGGTTTCTGATCACCTCACTGCTACTGGACGAGCTGGGGCGAACCGGCCGTATTGACCTGACCGGCTTTTGGATTCGCCGCGCCCGCCGGCTGCTGCCGGCCCTGGTGTTGATGGTGCTCACGGTGGCCGCGGCGCGCCAACTTCTTCCCGATCGATCCCTCACCGGCCTGCGCGACGACGCGATCGCGGCGTTCCTGTGGATGGCGAACTGGCGGTTCGTCGCCCAGAAGACCGACTACTTCACGCAGGGTGCCCCGCCCTCGCCGCTGCAACACACCTGGTCACTCGGGGTCGAGGAGCAGTACTACTTCGTGTGGCCGGTGCTGCTGATCGCGGTGACGCTGCTGCTGGCCGCGCGGGCGAGGCACCGCCGCACCCGCGCCACCGTTGGCGGTGTTCGATTCGCGACGTTCGTCATCGCCACCGTCGGGGGCCTGGCTTCGGCCGTGGCCGCCATCGTGCTGGTGTCCGACACCGCGCGCGACCGCGTGTATTTCGGCACCGATACCCGCGCGCAGGCGCTGCTGACCGGCGCCGCGGCGGCGGCCCTGCTGGTTCGCGACTGGCCGTCACTGAACCGGGGCTGGTGCCTGATCCGGACCCGGTGGGCACGGCGCGTCGCCCGCGTCCTTCCGGTTGCCGGCCTAGCGGGGCTCGCGGCGGCGACCCATTACGCAACCGGTGGCAGCGGCGAGTTTCGCCACGGCCTGCTCATCGGGGTGGCGATCGCGTCGGTCGTCGTGATCGCGCCGGTGGCCCTGGAGCAGCGCGGAGCGGTCGCCCGCATCCTCGCCGCACCGCCCCTTGTGTGGCTGGGCACCATCTCCTACGGCGTCTACCTGTGGCACTGGCCGATCTTCTTGGCGCTCAACGGCGAACGGACCGGATGGACCGGGCTGCCGCTGTTCGCCGCGCGGTGCGGCGCGACGGTGGCGCTGGCCGGAGTGTCCTGGTGGCTGATCGAGCAACCCATCCGGCGCTGGCGGCCGGCGCGGGTGCCGCTGTTGCCGTTGGCGGCGGCGACGGTGGCCAGCGCCGCCGCGGTGACCCTGCTGGTGATTCCGGTGGGGACCGGCCCCGGCCTGCGCGAGGTCGGCCTGCCGCCCGGGGTCTCCGCGGTCGCCGCGGTATCGCCGTCCCCGCCGGGCGCCGGCCGCCCGGCCGCGCCCCACGACCCCAACCGGCCGTTCACCGTTTCCGTGTTCGGCGATTCGATCGGCTGGACGTGGATGCATTACCTGCCACCGACCCCGGGATTCGCGTTCCTCGACCACACCGTCATCGGCTGCAGCCTGGTGCGCGGCACGCCGTATCGGTATATCGGTCAAACCCTGGAGCAGAGACCAGAATGCGACGGCTGGCCGATCCGATGGTCGACCCAGGTCGCCCAGGACCAGCCGGACGTCGCGCTGCTGATCATCGGCCGGTGGGAAACCGTCGACCGCGTCAACGAAGGTCAGTGGACCCACATCGGCGACCCCACCTTCGACGCGTACCTCAATGGCGAGCTGGAGCGGGCGCTGAACATCGTCAGTTCCACCGGAGTTCGGGTGGTGGTCGCCACCGTGCCGTACAGCAGGGGCGGCGAAAAGCCGGACGGCCGGCTGTATCCGGAGGACCAGCCCGACCGGGTCAACCTGTGGAACACCATGCTGCGCAGGACGGTCAGCCACCACCCGAACGTGCAAATACTGGACCTGAACAAAAAACTATGTCCCGACGGGGTTTACACCGCCAAGGTGGACGGCATCAAGGTGCGCAGCGACGGCGTGCACCTCACCCCCGAAGGGGTGAAGTGGTTGACCCCGTGGCTGGAGGAATCCCTGCGTTAAGCCCCGGTGCGGCAGCTGATTTCCATGCTGTCGCTCTCCCGGACTCCGAAGTTGAAGCTCACGTAGCCGTTCTCGGGATCGCGCACCCGGTCGAGATACGGCTGGGTGTCCGCGGCGCCGGCGTTGTCGGCGACCACCAACGCCCCCGTCGACAGCCGCGGTTCGAGCAGCTCGATCACCGGCAGGTACAGGTCCTTCCAACCGTCCAGCAAGACGAAGTCGACCGGTCCGTCGAGGCCGGCCAGCGTGGCCAGCGCGTCTCCTTCGAGGATGGTGATCGCGTCGTCCAGGCCGGTCTGGGTGAACGTCTGCCGCGCCGCGGCGATCTTGGTGCCGTTGAGCTCGGTCGTCACCACCCGGCCGGCGCCATTGTCGCGCACGGCCGACGCCAGATGGATGGCGGAGATGCCGAACGACATCCCGAACTCGACCACCGTCGCCGGCCGGGTCGCGCGCACCAGGGCGTACAGCAGCCGGCCGGCTTCGGGCGTGACCGGGATGTAGAACTCGCTCATCGCGTCGGCGCGCTCCTGCGCGGTCATCGGCCGGTCGAAATCGCCGAGCCGCTGCCGCAACGACGACATCTGGTTTTTCGCTTCGGCATACATGCGGTCGAGCACGGTCGCGACCTTAGGATCTTGCAGAGTGTTGGCCATGCCGTCGAGGGTAGGCGGCGGCGGCGGGCCACCGGCGAGCGCGGGTGGGAGGGCGGCGACCAGCCCTAATCGATACGTAAATGAGTTTGACCGGCACTGGGCCGCGGTGTAGAAATGGTTTCGCAAGCACCTCGGTAGGTGAGGCGTCTGCGCGGACACAGGCCACTGACCCCGAACGTCGAGAGACGCCCCGGGTCAGGACAGCTCTTCCCGGACCCAAGGGTTGAGCCCAAGTGGCTTCCGGACGAAGTTCCGGATACGCCGTGCAGTGCCGAAGCTCCGGCGAGAGGGGTGCGATCGGCGGCACGGCCGCCGGCATTCGCTCCTCTCCCGCTCAGGTGACATGTGATGACACCCCCGTGTGTCGTGGCCGAGAGGAGGTGAGGGCGAGATGAGTCCGGGCGATAGTCCCTATGCGAAATCCGTCTTGTCCCGATCCGGTTCCGGCATTCGTTCTGCCGCTTGAGCTTTCGCGGTCAAATCGGCAATTCGCGCGCGTCGAAGCGCCCGCGAGCTGCCATTGCTTCCCGCATGACCTGAGCCGATCGGGCCTCCCCTAAGGAGAACATCATGGCTTTTATTGTCACGCAACGTATTACTGGTCGTACCGGTGGTCGCGGGCGGGCGTGGCTGCGGTCGGCGCGGCTGTTGGCCGGCAAGCTGCACGCGCGGACCGCCCTGACTCCCCAGGAGCGGGCCAACCTGTACGTGTCGCGGATGCCGATTGCGGTGGTCACGGCCTCATTGGGTGGGCACCCCTCGACCCGCAGTTAAACCGGTGACGGCCTGAGCACACCATGACCGCCGTCTCGTTTGAGGCGCGTCGGCCCGGCAGCCTCACTGTGAATCATTCGGTGGCAAAACCGTTTACCGAGGGGGTGCCGTGCCGAACGCGTCAGGCGACGACCTGTATGGGATCGCCCACGGTCACCTGATTGAAGTACCAGGCGGCGTTGTCGGGGCTGAGGTTGATGCAGCCATGACTCACGTTGGCGTAGCCCTGGGAGTCGACCGACCACGGTGCCGAGTGCACGTAGACGCCGCTCCAGGTGACGCGGACGGCGTACTGGGCGGTGATCTTGTATCCGTCCGGCGAACTGAGCGGGATGCCGATGGTCCTCGAGTCCATGACCACGGTGCGCTGCTTCTCCAGGGCGGTGAAGTTGCCGATCGGGGTGGGCCGGCTGGGCTTGCCCAGCGAGGCGGGCATGGTGCGCAGCACTTCACCGTTTCGGCTGACGGTGAAGGTGTGCCCGGAGATGCTGGCGACGCCGAGCAGCGCGTCTCCGGTGTCAAATCCCGTCGTCAGGGCCTGAATGCCGACCGAGACGTGGGTGTGTGCGGGCCAGTACCGGTTCGGCACCCATTGCACGACGTTGTCGTCGACCCATTCGAAGTGTCCGGGCGTGTTGCTCGGCGACGCGACATGGATGGACCGCTCGGCGGCGGCCCGATCGGCGACCGGTGCGGTGAACGTCACCACGACCGGGTGCGCCACACCCACCACCGCCCCGTCGGCCGGCAAAATCGAGGCAACGACCGGAGCGGGTTGCGGTAGCGGGACCGATGCTTGACTGCGGCCGGCCGATCCGACCAGGCCAATCGCTGTGATCGCGACCATAACAAACAGATAACGAACACCTCGACGCATAGCGTCCGCCCTTCGAGATGGTGCGATTGACACGACTGTATTCTACCGGGTGTTCCCTCGGTGCCACTTTCAGCAAACATTCGCGCACCCAATCCCGCCGGGCCTGGGCGCTAACCGCCGTCTCCGGGGCGGTCCCGTGGCGGCACAGCCACTTTGGCAACGCGCGCGCAATTCGGCCACGGCGCATCGGCTCACTGGGTTGGCTAGGGCGGGGCGACACGTTAGCCTCAGCAAAACTCCTTTAGGTCGTGGAGGTGCGGGTGCTCTTCCGACAACTGGAGTACTTCGTCGCGGTTGCTCAGGAGCGCCATTTCGCCCGGGCGGCTGAGAAGTGCTTTGTGTCCCAGCCCGCACTGTCCGCCGCGATCGCCAAGCTGGAGCGGGAACTGAACGTCACGCTGATCAATCGCGGGCACAGCTTCGAGGGCCTGACGCCGGAAGGCGAGCGACTGGTGGTGTGGGCCAGGCGGATTCTCGCCGAGCACGACGCCTTCAAGGCCGAGGTGCACGCGGTGAGGTCGGGCATCGCCGGGACGCTCCGGCTGGGTACCGTACCGTCTGCCTCGACCACGGCTTCTCTGGTGCTTTCGGCGTTTTGTAGTAGGCATCCATTGGCGAAGGTGCACATACGTTCTCGGCTGGCGGCCACTGAGTTATACCGGCGGCTGCGTGAATTCGAACTGGACGCTGCCATTCTTCAGGCGGCGCCCGACGACGCCCACGAAGTGCAGCTGGTGCCGCTCTACGAGGAGCGCTACGTGCTGCTCTCGCCGGCGGACATGCTGCCGTCCGGTGTGTCGACGATGACATGGCCCGAGGCCGCGCAGTTGCCGCTGGCACTGCTCACCGACGACATGCGGGACCGTCAGATCATCGACAAGGCATTCACCGGCCATGCCATCGTTGTCAGTCCACAGGTCGAAACCGATTCCGTCGCTTCGCTATTCGCGAAAGTCGCCACCGGAAATTGGGCGTGCATCGTACCGCACACCTGGTTGTGGACGTCGCCGCTGGGCCCGGCGGTTCGTGCGGTGGAGATGGTCGACCCGGTGGTCACAGCCGACATCGCCCTCGCCATCAACTCTGCCGGACCTGGCTCGCCGATCGCCCGCGCATTCGCCGCATCCGCCGCGGAGCTGTCGCTGAACGAGTTCTTCGACGCGCAGCTCTCCCGAATCACCCAGCGGAGCTGACCTTTGCCGGCTTGGCCGCGCTGGTCGGATTCAGACTGGCCAGATGCCCGCTTTCGACTCCCGCCGACGGGTCGAGCTCGCAATCGATGATCGACGGTCTCCGGGAGGCGATCGCCTCGGCCAGCGCCGATCGCAGCTCGGCTGGCGTGGTGACGTGATATCCCTTGCCGCCGAAGGCTTCCGCGATCAGCTCGTGGTGTGCGTGCGCGTTCAGGACGGTGGGGGCCGGGTCAGACCCGCTCGGTGCTTCGTCTCCGCGGTAGACGCCGCCGTTGTTGAGAATGACGACGGTCACCGGAAGCCGGTAGCGGCAGATGGTCTCCATTTCCATGCCGCTGAATCCGAATGCGCTGTCGCCCTCGATCGCCACCACGGGCTGCCCGGTCTCGACGGCGGCGGCGATGGCGTAGCCCATACCGATGCCCATGACGCCCCAGGTGCCCGTGTCGAGCCGGTGCCGCGGCAACTCCATGCCGATGACGTTGCGGGCCAGGTCCAGCGCGTTGGCTCCCTCGTTGACCACATAAACGTCCGGATTCTCCTGCAACACGGCGCGAATCGCGCCCAGCGCGTTGTAAAAGCGCATGGGGTGGGCGTCTTCGGCCAGCCGCTCGCGCATCTTTGCGTCGTTGCGGGCGGTGCGGTCGGCCAGCTCCTTGGTCCACTCGGCCGGCACGGTGATCGGGTGCGCTTCCACGCCGTCGCGCAACGCAGACATCACCGAGCCGATGTCGCCGACCAGTGGCGCCACGATCGGCTGATTGCTGTCGAATTCCGACGGCGCGATATCGACCTGCACGAATTTGGCGTCGGCCGACCACTGCGGTGAATCACCGTGGCCGAGTAGCCAGTTCAGCCGCGCGCCGACCAACAACACCGCGTCGGCGCGCGCGATCGCGAGCGAGCGCGCGGCGGCCGCGGATTGCGGGTGGGAGTCCGGCAGCAGCCCCTTGGCCATCGACATCGGCAGGAAGGGAATTCCGCTGGCCTCGACGAACTCCCGAATCTCGTTGTCG
This genomic interval from Mycobacterium sp. SMC-2 contains the following:
- the oxc gene encoding oxalyl-CoA decarboxylase, with amino-acid sequence MAKVSASPRQAQESTGLIDGFHLVVDALMANDVDTIYGIVGIPITDFARVAQASGIRYFGFRQEASAGNAAAAAGFLTRRPGVCLTTSGPGFLNALPALANATTNCFPMIQISGSSNRAMVDLQRGDYQDIDQLNAARPFAKAAYRIGRVEDIGRGVARAIRTAVSGRPGGVYLDIPGEVLGQALDAAAAADTIWRIVDPAPRQLPVPDAVDRALRVLAQAQRPLIVLGKGAAYAKADNEIREFVEASGIPFLPMSMAKGLLPDSHPQSAAAARSLAIARADAVLLVGARLNWLLGHGDSPQWSADAKFVQVDIAPSEFDSNQPIVAPLVGDIGSVMSALRDGVEAHPITVPAEWTKELADRTARNDAKMRERLAEDAHPMRFYNALGAIRAVLQENPDVYVVNEGANALDLARNVIGMELPRHRLDTGTWGVMGIGMGYAIAAAVETGQPVVAIEGDSAFGFSGMEMETICRYRLPVTVVILNNGGVYRGDEAPSGSDPAPTVLNAHAHHELIAEAFGGKGYHVTTPAELRSALAEAIASRRPSIIDCELDPSAGVESGHLASLNPTSAAKPAKVSSAG
- a CDS encoding O-methyltransferase, whose product is MANTLQDPKVATVLDRMYAEAKNQMSSLRQRLGDFDRPMTAQERADAMSEFYIPVTPEAGRLLYALVRATRPATVVEFGMSFGISAIHLASAVRDNGAGRVVTTELNGTKIAAARQTFTQTGLDDAITILEGDALATLAGLDGPVDFVLLDGWKDLYLPVIELLEPRLSTGALVVADNAGAADTQPYLDRVRDPENGYVSFNFGVRESDSMEISCRTGA
- a CDS encoding LysR family transcriptional regulator gives rise to the protein MLFRQLEYFVAVAQERHFARAAEKCFVSQPALSAAIAKLERELNVTLINRGHSFEGLTPEGERLVVWARRILAEHDAFKAEVHAVRSGIAGTLRLGTVPSASTTASLVLSAFCSRHPLAKVHIRSRLAATELYRRLREFELDAAILQAAPDDAHEVQLVPLYEERYVLLSPADMLPSGVSTMTWPEAAQLPLALLTDDMRDRQIIDKAFTGHAIVVSPQVETDSVASLFAKVATGNWACIVPHTWLWTSPLGPAVRAVEMVDPVVTADIALAINSAGPGSPIARAFAASAAELSLNEFFDAQLSRITQRS
- a CDS encoding L,D-transpeptidase family protein, which gives rise to MRRGVRYLFVMVAITAIGLVGSAGRSQASVPLPQPAPVVASILPADGAVVGVAHPVVVTFTAPVADRAAAERSIHVASPSNTPGHFEWVDDNVVQWVPNRYWPAHTHVSVGIQALTTGFDTGDALLGVASISGHTFTVSRNGEVLRTMPASLGKPSRPTPIGNFTALEKQRTVVMDSRTIGIPLSSPDGYKITAQYAVRVTWSGVYVHSAPWSVDSQGYANVSHGCINLSPDNAAWYFNQVTVGDPIQVVA
- a CDS encoding thiamine pyrophosphate-binding protein, translated to MGVPVYKRILDLFEAEGVNTLFGIPDPNFVHMFAEADARGWSVVAPHHELSAGFMAEAASRMTGKPGLCIGTLGPGVANISGAMMCALVENSPVIFLGGQRARITERRVRRGRIQFIQQEGLFTPSVKYSSSIEYADQTDEIIHEAIRRAMSGTPGPAYIEYPSHVILSELDVADPLPPERYRLVNQTAGEREVTEAAKLIRAAQSPILLVGHGVHTSRTGAAVRELAELMACPVIQTSGGTSFIEGLEDRTFAYGFSPAAVEAVVKSDLCVALGTELGEPSHYGRTRHWAENDAKRKWVLVEQDPAAIGVNRPIDVPLVGDLRGVVPQLVEALRDSPRKPSVDLDRWISEDAAELAQLAENAPTGRTPVHPARFVVEATRAFPKDGILVRDGGATVIFQWTYSQAKPRDVIWNQNFGHLGTGLPYAVGASVAEGRKRPVMLLTSDSAFLFHVAELETAARLNLPLVCVVGVDHQWGLEVGVYKRTFPQPSPQPGVHWSKDVRLDKVAEGFGCHGEYVEKEDEIGPAIQRAYASGKTAVVHVCIDPKANSEEMPKYDEFRTWYAEGTQ
- a CDS encoding CaiB/BaiF CoA-transferase family protein, with protein sequence MAGVRVIDLTAMVMGPYCTQIMADMGADVIKVEPPQGDNTRYISVGPAPGMSGVFVNVNRGKRSVVLDLQAEAGTHALRALVETADVFIHSMRAKAIAKLGFSYDDVAAINPAIVYTNCYGYGRRGPDRDRPAYDDTIQAECGLPAVQQQLTGEADYVGTIMADKVAGLTALYATTMALFHRERTGEGQEVEIAMFETMASFMLVEHANGAMFDPPLGPAVYPRTVAPNRRPYRTSDGYIAALIYNDKHWNAFIQAVRPPWASELYSTLEQRARQIDTVYGLVAETIKQRSTAEWLALFGRLEIPAAPLNTPTALFDDPHLNAVGMFETVETAHGPVRFPGVPTWFSQTPGRVAGPAPELGAHTEEVLAEIGASRRKEPRNAVQRGDFASAREGKEV
- a CDS encoding aldehyde dehydrogenase family protein; protein product: MREYLKFYIDGRWVDPLRPNSFDVENPATEQVSGKISLGSAADVDVAVNAARRAFAGWSQSTREQRLDLLQAILAEYGKRAGDLADAVTEEMGAPPSLAAGPQVQLGLGHLMTAIDVLKNFQFSEQHGATLVAREPIGVCGLITPWNWPLNQIAVKVYPALATGCTMILKPSEVAPYSAYIFTEILDAAGVPAGVYNLVNGDGAGVGVALASHPDIDMVSFTGSTRAGVEVARNAAPTVKRVTQELGGKSPNIVLDDAGFAEGVSAGVVNMMPNSGQSCNAPSRMLVPNSRMAEAITVAREAAEQVKVGNPGDQRALGPVASRAQFEKVQRLIQKGIDEGATVVAGGPGRPAGLDTGYYVKPTVFANVTNDMTIAREEIFGPVLCILGYDDIDQAVEIANDTEYGLAGYVSGADLDKAREIAFKIRAGWVTINHAFDMNAPFGGYKRSGNGREWSEFGFHEYLEVKSILGYAPDEGAH
- a CDS encoding acyltransferase family protein: MRRAGRLAIWDKPERRSGIPALDGLRAIAVALVLVGHGGIPGVSGGFIGVDVFFVLSGFLITSLLLDELGRTGRIDLTGFWIRRARRLLPALVLMVLTVAAARQLLPDRSLTGLRDDAIAAFLWMANWRFVAQKTDYFTQGAPPSPLQHTWSLGVEEQYYFVWPVLLIAVTLLLAARARHRRTRATVGGVRFATFVIATVGGLASAVAAIVLVSDTARDRVYFGTDTRAQALLTGAAAAALLVRDWPSLNRGWCLIRTRWARRVARVLPVAGLAGLAAATHYATGGSGEFRHGLLIGVAIASVVVIAPVALEQRGAVARILAAPPLVWLGTISYGVYLWHWPIFLALNGERTGWTGLPLFAARCGATVALAGVSWWLIEQPIRRWRPARVPLLPLAAATVASAAAVTLLVIPVGTGPGLREVGLPPGVSAVAAVSPSPPGAGRPAAPHDPNRPFTVSVFGDSIGWTWMHYLPPTPGFAFLDHTVIGCSLVRGTPYRYIGQTLEQRPECDGWPIRWSTQVAQDQPDVALLIIGRWETVDRVNEGQWTHIGDPTFDAYLNGELERALNIVSSTGVRVVVATVPYSRGGEKPDGRLYPEDQPDRVNLWNTMLRRTVSHHPNVQILDLNKKLCPDGVYTAKVDGIKVRSDGVHLTPEGVKWLTPWLEESLR